The segment ACGCCCAGGCCCTGGTGGGCGAGGCGCGCCGCTGAGATGTATTTATTAGAGACTTGGCGCTCAAGAATTTCTTCATGCGGAACCCGATTCTCGAAGATATGCGCGATCTCCATGGTTTTGTTCATCGCTTGATCGATTCGCTGAAGCTGGCCATCCGACTCCTGGAGACGCACTTGGAGATCTTTGACCTTACTGTCGATAATAGCCATCAAGTGCTTCACCTGGTGTTCCGTCTTATCCGAAAGATCTTCCAGCACAGAGATTTTATTTTGCAAAACTTTAAGTCCGTAACTTAAGCGCGGATCTTCCTCGCGGCGGCGGCGAAGTTTAGCAAAAGCCAAGCCGATCCCAGCGAGGAACAAAATATTAAGTGCAATTTGAAGAATGGATAACACGCTCACTACTTTATTTTACGGGTACTGAGCTGTAATCACAATACGACGAGCTACAAACCCTAGTCCTAAGGCTTGGGAAACGTCACCTGACCGAAAGCTAAGGATCATCGTCAATTAGATCGGGACGACTTTTTTGATCTTGTCGACCGCTTTGTCGATGTCGGCTTTGGAGACCGCGAAGCTGACGCGAAGGTAGTTCTTATCACCGAAGTCTTCGCCGGGGACCACAACAACTCCCGCTTCTTCGATCAAAAGAGCGGCGAGCTCTTTGGCACCCGACATCTTCATCTTGTTCAGGATTTCGGAAACGTTGATCCAAAGATAAAAGGCGGAGTCGGGTTTTACGATTTGCACTCCAGGAATGGAAGAGAACGCACGAAAGGCGTAATCAAAACGCTCACGCAATTGAACTCGCGTGGAAACCACGTCTTCCTTACAGTCGCGAATCGCGGCGACCGAAGCTTCCTGAGAGATCGAACAGGGCGCGCCCACAGTTTGACTCTGGTAGCTCGCCATCGCATTGATGATCGACGCCTCTCCCGTGGCCCAACCAATCCGCCAACCCGTCATAGAGTAGGCTTTCGAAACGCCGTTGATACAAACCACGCGGTCTTTAAGATCAGGAGCGACATGAAGAAGATGAGGACTAATTCCGCTCTCGCTAAAAGAGAGTTGATTATAAATATCATCGCTCACCACAACAATGCGAGGTTGCTTTCTTAGAACTTCGGCCAAAGCTTGGAATTCCTCCTTTGTGTATTCAACACCCGTCGGGTTACTTGGTGAATTGAGAAGAAAAACTTTCGTCTGAGGAGTAATCGCGGCTTCGAATTCTTTCGCCGTGATTTTAAACTTGTTCGCAAGCTGAGTTGTGATCACTTTGGGACGACCGCCGGACAACTCCACCATCTCGGTGTAGCTCGCCCAGTAAGGATTTGGCACGATCACTTCGTCACCGTTATCAAGCAAGGCTTGGAAAGCGGCAAAAATAATAAACTTTGCTCCTGTACTCACAGTCACTTGGTTCGGCTTATATTCAATGCCCAAAAGTTTCTGAGTGAGACCACAGATCTCTTTTTTAAGCTCTGGAATACCCGCTGCGGGAGTATATTTTGTTTTTCCCGAGTTAATCGCACCGATCCCCGCTTCACAGGCCTTTTTGTACGTGGGCCAGTCCGGTTCACCTACGGTGAGCGAAACGATATCGCGACCCTGATCTTTAAGCTCTTTGGCTTTAGCAGCGAGAGCGAGTGTAGGAGAGGCTTTAAAGTTTTTGGCTTTTTGCGACAACATAGGGGCTTCCTTGGTTAGCAAAAGAGATGGGAATTAACCGATCTGAAAGATGCTTAGTTTTTTATCACCATAATCTTTTTGTTGGGTCATTTTAAGCGCTTTGTACTGATTTTGTAAATGTTCCTTTTTTCCCGACTCGATAAATATTTTGACGTGAGGTTGAAGGCCAATAAAATCACCCATCGCTTCCATCGCTTTATCGGCTAAAACTTCTGTAAAGGGTGGATCTATGAGCACGATATCGAATTTGAGGCCAGGATCTCTTTTGAGATAGGAAAAAACGTCATAAGGGCAGATCTCGAACTCTTCTCTCGAAATGTCAAACAGAGCTAAATTCTGTTTAATAATGGCCACAGATCGTGGATTTTTTTCAACGGCGTGGACCACTCGCGCCCCTCGAGAAACCGACTCAAAGGCAAGATTCCCCGTCCCCGAAAACAAATCGAGGACAGCCGCATCGACAATGTCCGACTGGAGTTTATTAAATATAACTTCCTTCACCCGATCCGTCGTGGGCCGAATGTGATCGGCCTTAAAAGAGACCAGCTTACGGCCGCCGAATTTTCCAGAAATAATTCTCATGACCTGCTGTTAAACACCATTTCGATTTGATCAACAACTGCAAAAATGTCCTGAAAGGGTTTTTGTATAAAAAGATCTGCGCCCTGCTTTTTAGCTGACTCCGTCGAGGCCTCTCCCGTGTATGCGGAAATCAAAATCACCTTCGCCCGAGTCCCGCTCATCCGCGCAATCACTTGAGGACCGGTCAAGCCCGGCATCAGCACATCCAAGATGACTAAGTCGGGATCGAGCTTTTGCCAAGCGGCGAGCCCTGCTAAACCATCAGGCTCCTCGAAGATTTCGTGACCTTTTGCTTTTAATGCGCGTGTCAGCGAACGGCGAATCAGAGGCTCATCATCGATAATTAAAATCTTCATTTTTTAACCTTTGGCAACGTGATGATAAATTCGCTCCCGACCTCGAGATCCTCTCGCAAAGAGAGCTGACCTTTAAAACGCGAGACAATCGACTTGCCCAAGCTGAGTCCCAGGCCCGTTCCCTCACCTTCTTCCTTAGTTGTAAAGAAAGGAGTAAAAATTAATTCGCGAATCTCCGTGGGAATCCCTGGACCCGTATCTCTTACGCGGATCTCCACGGTATCTGCGTAAACCTTCGTCTGAAGTGTGAGATCACCCGTCTCCCCCATGGCCTGGCAGGCGTTATTCACCAGATTAAAAATCACCTGCTGCAAAAGATGGGGCTCTACGAAGATAAAATCTTCTTGGTCACTCAGATCAATCCGGGAATTTTGATAGCGCATGGCAGATTTCAAAAAGGGTAAGGTTTTTAAAATCAATTCTCTCGCCGAGACTGGCGTTGTATCTCCCTCAGGCGAGGAGGACGAAAACTCCAGCAAATTCTTAATAATCATTTCACTTCGCTCCGCTGCAGACTTAATTTCCCGCAGATCTTCCTGGATATTCAACGGGCTCTCTTGAATTAATAGCTGAGATAAAGATTTAATGCCCGTCAGAGGATTATTCAGCTCGTGAGCTATATTTCCCGCCAACAATCCCAAAGCCGACATCTTTTCGCTTTGAACTAATTGACTCTGTAAATTCACCGAGGGTGTGATGTCTGTGTAGTGCACAATCATGTTATAAAATTTTTCTTGAGAATCGAGATAAATGGGATAGGCATTGACCTGAAAGATTTTTCCCTGCGCCATGATCTTTCCTTGCTTTTCGGCCTGCTCACTTCGAGACTCAAAAACCGGGCAGCCAAAGCAGGGAGCATCACGACCCGCAAATGCCTTGTAGCAAGGAAACTCCACAGTGCTCGCGAAAAGTTTGTTAGATCTTATGACATTATACTCATCATCCAAGATGACAATAGGGTCTTGCAAGTGATCGAAGGTGGTAGACCATTGTTTAGAGATTTCGTGAGACTTCATCTTCAGCAACAAGCGATCAAACGCAACGCGGAGAGACTCCGCTCTTTGATTAAGAAGCTCCGAGAAAATTTTTTGCTCTAAAAAGTCCATGCTGTGTTCAAAGACTAGCACTCCATCGCCAACCGTATTGTCTAAAAATAAGCTCACCACGGAACTCATCGGTCGAGACAGTAGACCCGCGAGAGCTTTCCTGAGTTCTACGTTATCTTGAGTGTTAAAGATGGCTTCGTCGATACTCACCGCTCGGTCAATGATTTGAGGCCCCTGAAAGTAAAGAAGACGAAAACTACCCTTACGCAAGGAATAGAGTAAAATGGGAGGATTCAATTTGTGGTAGCGCAAAAAGTCCTGGCGCAGAATCAGTAAAAGATCCTCGAGCGCATTCACCGAGGACACCGCTTTGATAAATTTAATCAGATCTTTGATGTCTCTATTTTTGGTTTCAATCTCGTGGGTTGAAAGCTCAAGATACTGTGTCCGCTGAGCCACTATGTTTTCTAAGTTTTCGTTTAATTCTTGCAATTTTTTATTTTGCTCGCGAACTTGGGAGGTCATAGTATTGTTTTCGCGACGCTGATTCAACATTCGCAATGTATCTTCGATGTTACTATCGATCGACTGGGACATCATTCCTGGACTGATGATCTTATGGACGAGAATGTCATCTTTAGAGGATTCGAATAATGGATCTACAATCTGCTCATCGCAGTAAATCAAAATCAGACTTTTCTTCTGGATATCTGATAAGGATTTGAAGTCTGTTATCTGTGACGAATAGAAAAAATCTTTATCGACAAAGATGATCGCCATTTCTTCCGGATCTAAAACTTTAAAGATATCTTTGAAAGATGGCAAAGATTCCATCTTGTATTTTTTTTTAAGGTGGGTCGGAAGTATGCTGGCCGTGTAAAAAAAACGAATCATTCATAATAGTATTCCAGAGAGCTTCTGATTAGTGAAGCCCCACAACACGACGTTGACGCTCTTCAATGCGAGTGAAGAGATCTAGACCTATCAGGGCCTGATTGAGCAGTTTAAGCACTTTGCGAGGCTCTTGATAGATCTCGAGATCGATATGATTACGGACCAAGTTCCAGTAGGAGCCGGAGATTGGAAAGTTCTCCATCTCGATATCATCGATGCACAAATTAAGACTCTTTTTTAAAAAATCTGCCGATGTGTCAAAATCAATATAGTCCATGCGACCAGCAATTTCCAAGAGACGATCCATAGAGAATTTCGAAGTTGGCTGAGTCGACATGAATACCTTAAGGAAGCACTCAAAAAAGTCATCTGAGGGAGTGACGGGATAGTTTTTAGAAACCACGGAAAAGTTCTCCTGTTTAAAGAAAATAAGTTGCCAATCCACCTCGAGAACACCACGACTCTTGATCAGATCCTCGATTTTATTTTGTTGATAAAATTCAAAGATCATTTTCAGCTCATCGCTATCGTTGACCGCAAATTTATCGCCCTTAATAACGAGACTGCCCGGCAAAAAAGAACCCGCTTTTTGCCCCTGCTCGCAAATTTCAACCGTTGGAATATTTAACATATTTAAATGGGCTGCAAGCGAAGAGGAAAATGTCATCACGGCCGACGACAGATTAGGGCCGCCAACCTCCGACAATAGATTTTTTTGACCAAGATGATGTTGAGTGAAATCGAGCTTCGTCTGAAACTCTTGGTGAGATAGAGCTTCGTGACAATCAACCGAGTAGTACTTCGTCTCAGGAGTGTAAAAACGTGTGGACAAGTGACCTTGACCGATCGGCGTAAAGTCCAAAACTAAGCCTGGAACGGGACGCGTGGTCTCGCCGACTTCGATGGCTTCCAGATCTATATTTGGAAAGTGACCGACGTAATGAGCAAATCGCTGGTCTATATAAAACTTAACGCTCAACGCTGTATTCCTCGCCGCAAGATTTGCAACGTATAAGGTGGAGCATACACTGTGTTCGTCACCGAGATCGATAAATACTACTGACGAATGTTTCATTACATGAGCTCTCGGATGTAAGTTTCGAGTTGAGAGATGTAACGACTGTTCCCTTTATAGTTTTGCTTGAGGCTCGGCAAAGTTTCGTAAGCCTTACGATAATTTTGCGTCTTAATATACCATCCGACTTTTAAGGTGAGTGCCTCTTCGTCTTGAGGTCGAAGCTGCAAAAAAGCGTCGATATGTTCGATGGCCTTAAACTCAGCTGTCTGCTGAGACCATTGATAATGCAAATACATGGCTAACTTGTGTTCAGGTTCTTGCTCTAGAGCTTGGTTCAGATTGGCGCAAGCCAATTCGAATTCTCCCACCGTGGCGTGGACAATAGATATCCCCACATAGGCTTCAATATTCGATGGATCCTTATGTAAAACTTCGGTGAATTTTTCGCGCGAGGAATTCAGATTTCCATTCTGCAGGTAGAGATAACCATAACTTAAGAGAAGATTGAGATCTGTATTATAGATTGTATACGCTTTATTGAAGTACTCTTCCGCCGCGTCGAGATCTTTCATCTTAAGATAGATGTTCCCCATATTCTTAAAACAGGAAAACAGCAGCCAACTCGGTGCGCTCGATTGATCAATAATCAAGTGGTAAGTGTCTAGCGCCTCGCGCTCCGCACCACTTTTATTGAGAGTATTC is part of the Bdellovibrionales bacterium genome and harbors:
- a CDS encoding DUF2802 domain-containing protein, which codes for MLSILQIALNILFLAGIGLAFAKLRRRREEDPRLSYGLKVLQNKISVLEDLSDKTEHQVKHLMAIIDSKVKDLQVRLQESDGQLQRIDQAMNKTMEIAHIFENRVPHEEILERQVSNKYISAARLAHQGLGV
- a CDS encoding pyridoxal phosphate-dependent aminotransferase — protein: MLSQKAKNFKASPTLALAAKAKELKDQGRDIVSLTVGEPDWPTYKKACEAGIGAINSGKTKYTPAAGIPELKKEICGLTQKLLGIEYKPNQVTVSTGAKFIIFAAFQALLDNGDEVIVPNPYWASYTEMVELSGGRPKVITTQLANKFKITAKEFEAAITPQTKVFLLNSPSNPTGVEYTKEEFQALAEVLRKQPRIVVVSDDIYNQLSFSESGISPHLLHVAPDLKDRVVCINGVSKAYSMTGWRIGWATGEASIINAMASYQSQTVGAPCSISQEASVAAIRDCKEDVVSTRVQLRERFDYAFRAFSSIPGVQIVKPDSAFYLWINVSEILNKMKMSGAKELAALLIEEAGVVVVPGEDFGDKNYLRVSFAVSKADIDKAVDKIKKVVPI
- the rsmD gene encoding 16S rRNA (guanine(966)-N(2))-methyltransferase RsmD encodes the protein MRIISGKFGGRKLVSFKADHIRPTTDRVKEVIFNKLQSDIVDAAVLDLFSGTGNLAFESVSRGARVVHAVEKNPRSVAIIKQNLALFDISREEFEICPYDVFSYLKRDPGLKFDIVLIDPPFTEVLADKAMEAMGDFIGLQPHVKIFIESGKKEHLQNQYKALKMTQQKDYGDKKLSIFQIG
- a CDS encoding response regulator, which encodes MKILIIDDEPLIRRSLTRALKAKGHEIFEEPDGLAGLAAWQKLDPDLVILDVLMPGLTGPQVIARMSGTRAKVILISAYTGEASTESAKKQGADLFIQKPFQDIFAVVDQIEMVFNSRS
- a CDS encoding PAS domain-containing sensor histidine kinase codes for the protein MIRFFYTASILPTHLKKKYKMESLPSFKDIFKVLDPEEMAIIFVDKDFFYSSQITDFKSLSDIQKKSLILIYCDEQIVDPLFESSKDDILVHKIISPGMMSQSIDSNIEDTLRMLNQRRENNTMTSQVREQNKKLQELNENLENIVAQRTQYLELSTHEIETKNRDIKDLIKFIKAVSSVNALEDLLLILRQDFLRYHKLNPPILLYSLRKGSFRLLYFQGPQIIDRAVSIDEAIFNTQDNVELRKALAGLLSRPMSSVVSLFLDNTVGDGVLVFEHSMDFLEQKIFSELLNQRAESLRVAFDRLLLKMKSHEISKQWSTTFDHLQDPIVILDDEYNVIRSNKLFASTVEFPCYKAFAGRDAPCFGCPVFESRSEQAEKQGKIMAQGKIFQVNAYPIYLDSQEKFYNMIVHYTDITPSVNLQSQLVQSEKMSALGLLAGNIAHELNNPLTGIKSLSQLLIQESPLNIQEDLREIKSAAERSEMIIKNLLEFSSSSPEGDTTPVSARELILKTLPFLKSAMRYQNSRIDLSDQEDFIFVEPHLLQQVIFNLVNNACQAMGETGDLTLQTKVYADTVEIRVRDTGPGIPTEIRELIFTPFFTTKEEGEGTGLGLSLGKSIVSRFKGQLSLREDLEVGSEFIITLPKVKK